Proteins from one Nakamurella multipartita DSM 44233 genomic window:
- a CDS encoding ROK family transcriptional regulator: protein MPIAVRSSAGSTPADQATVRRLNLSLLLRNLAVGGARSRARLAQDTGLTKATVSSLVAELIERSLVVEGTVERSGLGRPGRAVELDPDGVRFLGIELQVDDISGMVLDLPGRVLARQRLSRSMAELGPARALGEVADLARSLVAEAGSRVDQVQSLHLAVPGLIDADAGMLALAPNLHWRDVDIVHTLMGRLQWNDARIGVDNDANMGAMAHYATSDSSGSQNLLYLAGAVGVGAGMIVDGRIVRGAAGFAGEVGHIALGSPDRQCGCGRRGCWETAVSLSALLDAVCGDAISKHPADLRAELVRIKQRAADGDRQVLDAIAEQAHWLGIGMSVLSNILNPDTFVLGGHFSVLREYIREPVLAELRSRVLAGAVSRVEFSELEFDAASLGAAHVGIAQLIADPTLARIRHAGPDSAG from the coding sequence GTGCCGATCGCCGTTCGATCCAGCGCCGGATCGACCCCCGCCGATCAGGCCACGGTCCGCCGGCTCAACCTGTCCTTGTTGCTGCGCAACCTGGCCGTCGGCGGGGCCCGGTCCCGGGCCCGGCTGGCGCAGGACACCGGGCTGACCAAGGCCACCGTCTCCAGCCTGGTGGCCGAACTGATCGAACGCAGCCTGGTGGTGGAGGGCACGGTCGAGCGCAGCGGTCTGGGACGCCCCGGACGGGCCGTCGAGCTCGACCCGGACGGCGTGCGGTTCCTGGGCATCGAGCTGCAGGTCGACGACATCTCGGGCATGGTGCTGGATCTGCCCGGCCGGGTGCTGGCCCGGCAACGGCTGAGCCGGTCGATGGCCGAGCTCGGTCCGGCCCGGGCGTTGGGGGAGGTGGCCGACCTGGCCCGCTCGCTGGTCGCCGAGGCGGGCAGCCGGGTGGATCAGGTGCAGAGCCTGCATCTGGCCGTGCCCGGCCTGATCGACGCCGATGCCGGCATGCTCGCGCTGGCCCCCAACCTGCACTGGCGTGACGTGGACATCGTGCACACCCTGATGGGTCGCCTGCAGTGGAACGACGCCCGGATCGGCGTCGACAACGACGCCAACATGGGCGCGATGGCCCACTACGCGACGTCTGACTCGTCCGGCTCGCAGAACCTGCTCTACCTGGCCGGCGCCGTGGGGGTCGGCGCGGGCATGATCGTCGACGGCCGGATCGTCCGGGGCGCCGCCGGTTTCGCCGGTGAGGTCGGGCACATCGCGCTGGGCTCGCCGGACCGCCAGTGCGGCTGCGGGCGCCGCGGCTGCTGGGAGACCGCGGTGAGCCTGTCCGCCCTGCTCGACGCGGTCTGCGGCGATGCGATCAGCAAGCACCCGGCCGACCTGCGGGCCGAGCTGGTGCGGATCAAGCAGCGGGCGGCCGACGGTGACCGTCAGGTGCTGGATGCGATCGCCGAGCAGGCCCACTGGCTGGGCATCGGCATGTCCGTGCTGTCCAACATCCTCAACCCCGACACCTTCGTGCTGGGCGGTCATTTCTCGGTGTTGCGCGAGTACATCCGCGAGCCGGTACTGGCCGAGTTGCGCTCGCGGGTGCTGGCCGGGGCGGTCAGCCGGGTCGAGTTCTCCGAACTGGAATTCGACGCCGCCTCGCTGGGGGCCGCGCACGTGGGCATCGCCCAGCTGATCGCCGACCCCACGCTGGCCCGGATCCGGCACGCCGGTCCGGACAGCGCCGGCTGA
- a CDS encoding sugar ABC transporter permease, giving the protein MTTPKKVEVTKPVDDVEARAMFAGDAAGPVSLGQYWQQYTNKLRAGDVGSLPAILGLVVLLIVFTIAAPGTFLSTFNLANLLTQAGSICVLAMGIGFVLLLGHIDLSAGVIGGVGAGVMAEMLLKGLPWYLTILIALLVGVVMGVFTGVLVSAVGIPSFVVTLATFLAYQGVLLWIIGTGGTVPINNEVIVAVSNGNMPVTLGWIVVIASIAAYAGINLVVYQRRRSANLVTPPLQVIVLRIVVIAVLLLGATFLLSQNRSKGTIPLEGIPWIAPIVGVLLVFWTFIQNRTAFGRHVYAVGGNAEAARRAGIRVGQITIACFVISSAMAVISGIIAASRLNSVTPDAGAGNTLLYAVAAAVIGGTSLFGGKGKARDAIIGGLVIAVIDNGLGLLGLQAYIKYIVTGLVLLLAASVDAISRRRRASAGR; this is encoded by the coding sequence ATGACCACCCCGAAGAAGGTCGAGGTCACCAAGCCGGTCGACGACGTCGAGGCCCGGGCGATGTTCGCCGGCGACGCCGCCGGCCCGGTCTCCCTCGGCCAGTACTGGCAGCAGTACACCAACAAGCTGCGGGCCGGCGACGTCGGTTCGCTGCCCGCCATCCTGGGCCTGGTGGTGCTGCTGATCGTCTTCACGATCGCCGCCCCGGGCACCTTCCTGTCCACCTTCAACCTGGCCAACCTGCTGACCCAGGCCGGGTCGATCTGCGTCCTGGCCATGGGCATCGGGTTCGTCCTGCTGCTCGGCCACATCGACCTGTCCGCCGGCGTGATCGGCGGGGTCGGCGCCGGGGTCATGGCCGAGATGCTGCTCAAGGGCCTGCCCTGGTACCTGACCATCCTGATCGCGCTGCTGGTCGGCGTGGTCATGGGTGTGTTCACCGGTGTGCTGGTCTCCGCGGTCGGCATCCCCTCGTTCGTGGTCACCCTGGCCACCTTCCTGGCCTACCAGGGTGTGTTGCTGTGGATCATCGGCACCGGTGGCACCGTGCCGATCAACAACGAGGTCATCGTCGCCGTCTCCAACGGCAACATGCCGGTGACTCTGGGCTGGATCGTGGTGATCGCCTCGATCGCCGCCTACGCCGGGATCAATCTGGTTGTCTACCAACGCCGGCGGTCGGCCAACCTGGTCACCCCGCCGCTGCAGGTCATCGTGCTGCGCATCGTGGTCATCGCGGTGCTGCTGCTGGGCGCGACCTTCCTGCTGTCCCAGAACCGTTCCAAGGGCACCATTCCGCTGGAGGGCATCCCCTGGATCGCGCCGATCGTCGGTGTGCTGCTCGTGTTCTGGACCTTCATCCAGAACCGCACCGCGTTCGGCCGGCACGTCTACGCGGTCGGCGGCAACGCCGAGGCCGCCCGCCGGGCCGGTATCCGGGTCGGTCAGATCACCATCGCGTGCTTCGTGATCAGCTCGGCCATGGCCGTGATCTCCGGCATCATCGCCGCGTCCCGGCTGAACTCGGTGACCCCGGACGCCGGTGCCGGCAACACCCTGCTGTACGCGGTGGCCGCGGCCGTCATCGGTGGCACCTCGCTGTTCGGCGGCAAGGGCAAGGCCCGGGACGCCATCATCGGTGGTCTGGTCATCGCGGTGATCGACAACGGTCTGGGCCTGCTCGGCCTCCAGGCCTACATCAAGTACATCGTGACCGGTCTGGTGCTGCTGTTGGCCGCCAGCGTGGACGCGATCAGCCGCCGGCGGCGGGCCAGCGCCGGTCGCTGA